Proteins from one Dysgonomonas sp. HDW5A genomic window:
- a CDS encoding sugar O-acetyltransferase — translation MITEKEKMFAGEPYWAHSEEMTAIRSEVKKLLHKLNVTEYHTDKFRDVMRELFPNSAKNFYTEPPFYCDYGDHIYAGDKVFINFGAVILDGAKVTIGDGTLIAPGVHIYTAQHPLDADERDVWEDCKPVTIGKRCWIGGHSTICPGVTIGDRCVIGAGSVVTKDIPSDSLAVGNPAKVIRKLNKGEDLSKVISS, via the coding sequence ATGATAACTGAAAAAGAAAAAATGTTTGCCGGAGAACCTTATTGGGCACATAGCGAAGAAATGACAGCTATACGTTCCGAAGTAAAAAAGCTACTCCATAAACTGAATGTGACCGAATACCATACCGATAAATTCCGTGATGTAATGAGGGAACTGTTTCCCAACTCGGCAAAGAATTTTTATACAGAGCCACCCTTTTATTGCGATTACGGAGATCATATATATGCAGGCGATAAAGTATTTATCAATTTCGGAGCAGTTATTTTGGATGGAGCAAAGGTTACCATTGGAGATGGCACATTGATAGCTCCCGGAGTACATATTTATACGGCTCAACACCCTTTAGATGCCGACGAGCGAGATGTGTGGGAAGACTGTAAACCCGTAACAATAGGTAAACGTTGCTGGATTGGTGGACATTCGACTATTTGCCCCGGAGTAACCATTGGCGACAGATGTGTTATCGGAGCAGGATCGGTAGTAACTAAAGATATTCCGTCTGATTCATTAGCGGTTGGTAATCCGGCAAAGGTGATCCGCAAATTGAATAAGGGAGAAGATTTGTCGAAAGTAATAAGCTCTTGA
- a CDS encoding aldose epimerase family protein encodes MKKIFYLGIALCLFSCNNKPTTPPQVEGSQITLMADSAFTKTVDGKEIKLYTLDSGNGITMQVSNFGGRVISLWTPDKDGKYEDIVLGHNNINEYINYEGERFLGPVVGRFANRIAKGKFTLDGVKYQLPVNNNGQTLHGGPDSFDMKVWNVDSVSKNQIQLSYISPDGEEGFPGTVKVTMTYTLTPENEFKITYSATTDKPTHVNLSHHSLFNLKGVGNGAITDHILTLNASAITPVDTVLIPTGKITLVEGTPFDFRTPTAIGARIDADDEQLKNGLGYDHNWVVDRKTEKDVELIASLYEPTSGRVMEVWSDQPGIQFYSGNFFDGKVIGKYGKAHKFREAVALETQKYPDTPNQPQFPSTRLNPGEEYTQTCIYKFSTKK; translated from the coding sequence ATGAAAAAGATTTTTTATTTAGGGATTGCCCTTTGTTTGTTCTCATGTAATAATAAACCAACTACACCACCACAAGTAGAAGGCTCCCAAATTACCTTAATGGCAGATTCTGCATTTACAAAAACAGTAGATGGCAAAGAAATCAAACTTTACACACTCGATTCGGGAAATGGGATAACCATGCAGGTATCTAATTTCGGAGGAAGAGTTATTTCTCTTTGGACTCCCGATAAGGATGGAAAGTATGAGGATATTGTTTTGGGACATAACAACATCAACGAATACATAAACTACGAAGGCGAACGCTTCTTGGGTCCCGTTGTCGGTCGATTTGCCAATCGTATTGCCAAAGGAAAGTTCACACTTGACGGAGTAAAATATCAATTACCTGTTAATAACAATGGACAGACTTTACATGGTGGACCCGATAGTTTCGATATGAAAGTTTGGAACGTAGATAGTGTCAGCAAAAATCAGATTCAATTGTCTTATATTTCTCCCGATGGTGAGGAGGGATTTCCGGGAACTGTAAAAGTGACAATGACATATACCCTTACTCCTGAAAATGAATTTAAGATAACTTATAGTGCTACAACTGATAAGCCTACACATGTAAACCTATCGCATCATTCGTTATTTAATTTAAAGGGAGTCGGAAATGGTGCGATTACCGATCACATATTGACTCTAAATGCAAGTGCAATTACTCCTGTGGATACTGTTTTGATACCAACCGGTAAAATTACGTTGGTCGAAGGAACTCCATTTGATTTTAGAACACCAACAGCTATCGGAGCAAGAATAGATGCTGATGACGAACAACTGAAAAATGGTTTAGGATACGATCACAACTGGGTAGTAGACCGCAAAACTGAAAAAGACGTAGAGCTTATAGCAAGCCTATATGAACCCACTAGTGGTAGAGTAATGGAAGTATGGTCAGACCAGCCCGGTATACAATTTTATAGCGGTAATTTCTTCGATGGAAAAGTTATAGGTAAATACGGTAAGGCTCATAAATTCAGAGAAGCGGTGGCTTTGGAAACTCAAAAGTATCCTGATACACCCAATCAACCTCAATTTCCATCTACCCGATTAAATCCGGGAGAAGAATATACACAAACTTGTATTTATAAGTTTTCGACAAAGAAATAA